A window of Scophthalmus maximus strain ysfricsl-2021 chromosome 4, ASM2237912v1, whole genome shotgun sequence genomic DNA:
TAGACATAACGTCTTCTGTATTGTTTGCTGCTGTCCAGCTGTAGGTGGGTTCCAACCCCAGGACCAGGTAATGCCCCCAGCAGGAGCCAATGAAGAGCCCTCTCCAGGTGCAGGGTTTGGACAGTCGGGCCAGTCCTTTTACAACAGCAGGGCTGTGCCCAGGCCCGGGCCCAGGAACACACGTGGCATGATGAACGGATACCGGGGCTCCTCTAACGGATTTAGAGGTACAAGCATCAAACAGTGTTTTGCAGAGATACAATTGTGATGTggtttaattatttattgtaatgACACGAGACATGTTCTTCAGGTGGATATGAAGGCTATCGCCCTCCTTTCTCAAATGCTGCCAGCGGTGGTTATGGTCAAACACAGTTTAACACGTCCCGGGACTATTCTAATGGCACCTACCAGCGGGTAAGGTTCTTTTCAATAAAAACGAATTAGTGTACCCAAAAAAAGCTAATGCAATATTTTATCTGTTATCCATGGATAATTGTCTTCATATTTTAAGATTTGTAAGATTTGTAGTTATGGTAAATCCTTGTTGTTTCTTCAAGGAGGGATATCAGCAAGGCTACAAACGGGGAGCTGCCCAAGGACCTCGAGGTTTGTCTCGAGGTAACGCTCAAGCAATGCGATCCTAAAGGATTCCAAGGACCGTCAAGTCGCGCCACGTTGAACATTCAggatttttgaatgtgtttgccCCAGTTCACTTTTctaacaatgttttatttctcattggTAATCCTATTTTTTTAACTCCTGGCCTCCTACTATCAGAGTCACTCTGCTTCGGTCTGTCTAGATCCTAACACGAAATGCTGAACTTCACATGTAGGATTATCAGCATGTCTGTGTTGTCAAACAACAAATAGATATTCCTGTAAACTTGAAagatttcattaatttattttttgtacaaaataaatgcaaaaaataccCTGCCACTGTCGATCTAATTACATGAGAATGATTTTCTTCTGCCCAGTGCGTTCAGCTACTCTTTCCTTTAGATCTAACAAGTTTCATAAAggcatctatttttttttgtttttaccccaGTCACCTCTCATGCAATCACATCTTTGTACGCTGATGTTATTCATTGAGACTGTTTCAATAAAGTTATGTTCTATTAGTTCCTGCTGTTAATTCTGAATGCTTTCACATTCGTTTGGTTTAGTTGTTTGATGTTGGTAGTGGTTTGGTGAGATTTGTCTTTCTTGTCACTGAGCCACATTCTGATTCACTGTTTTCCATAGTTCTGTGAAAGTTCGATAGTTTTCTCATCAAGTGATCAAACTAGTTGCACAACCTGAAAGGTCATAACTCTTTTATTATTATGGACGGAGGTGTACAGTACCACCAATTTTATCCAGCAGAAAGCGATCAGAAACATTTTGTGCAAATTTATGGTGCAGTATTGTTTCCAAGGAACACTtggcacaaaaacaaatgacatggagagaaaataaaagtatccCTTGTCAAAAATGTGTATAAAGCTAAACCACAGTAAGGCAGAGCTGTTGTTTGACGGGATGCAAACAACGCCTTCAGTAAGAAGGGGCAGTAAGTTGATGCCTGTTGGCGGCGGACACAGTCTGCCGGCAGGAAGAAACCACAACATAACGGGGAAAAAGCAGCACATTGCAGCAATTATGTGAAGCTGAGCATTTGTCACAAGATGTGCCTGCTATTCAAATTGGGACCAAGTGCCAAACAAATAGATGTGAACTGAACGAAACAAGTCAGTTGTTTGAATGTTACTGCTGCATTTTCAATGTGACACTGGTAATAACCCCttttataataatgaaaaacattccAATTATctgaaataattttatttttttgggtcTATATCCTAATTGATAAAATGAGCTTAACatcaaaacagttttattaagcaaatcaaaaatcattaaaatgatcAATTATGATCaactcatgaataaaacatggcaCATACACGtttgtgtatgaatgaatgtCCGGACTCTAAATGCCCAATATGCTTCAACAGAAAGTGTATTGTGGTTTTACAATTTATTTGCAGGGACATTGTACCTGGAAGCTAACTTTATTTTACACTTAAGGTTGTAATTAATTTAGGGGAACATGTTTATAATTTGTAGGGTGATTTCACAGCCATCTTTATTTGGAGAACCATGTGTCTTTCTTTACTTTAACAACAAAGCTGGAGGAAAGCAGCTGCACTGTGACCCAAAAATGTCCGTTATGAAAAATGTTCCTACCTGATTGCCTTCTAGGTATAGCACACATTTTCTACAGTTGAAAAAACTTGAGAAAATCTGACTGTACACAAAGAGTGATGTTTAAAGATCGGGTGACCATTAAGAAAGTAGCAAAAGTTTTGGTAAAATCATTTCTTGACAAAAATAAGAGGACAGAGAAAACTTGTGTTCATGCAAAGGCTTCTGATTCAAAGATCGTAATATTTGTGGATAGTGGCAGCTGGagatctaataaaaaaaaaaatttaacaaagatCTGACGGAAGCCTCGTAGATCATAATTATATGACACTGCCTGTTTCTATCAAGAAGTCCTTTTTGGGTGAAAtcgtttctgtttctgtcaaaaTGCTGCCTACTAGTGAAAATTGTAAtagtctcttttctttcaggcTTTATGCCATAATAGAAAAATGTTGCACTCAAATACTATAAAAATCCAGTGAAACATTACACCACAAGCCACACATGTAAACTAATCTCTTTCTAAATGTTTCAGGAAAACCATAACCTTGTCAAGTCAGAAGATTTAAGTCAAACTGACAACATTTATATTACTTTTTACATCTCATCCCTCTCAGCAGCTGCACCGAACATTGCACTGAACGCAACAGGCTCTTCGCATCCTTTCAGTTTGTGGAGCCAGTGGCATTGTAGAGGTTCTGTACTTTGAACAGCAAACAGCAGGTCAACCGTTcaaacaaatcatatttttgaattatGTATTACCAAACATTCTCAATCATTTCTTATGTCATCAAACACAACTAAGTATGCACATTGTAGGATGCACGTTCTCGGTTGGTCATTTTACTCTTGTGATTCTGTAATGCAATCCAAAGATTTCAGTTATTATCAAGCACTGGCATCATTCAACAGGGATTCTGTCTGTGCTACTTTCCGTCATCATCACGTGTGCAAGTCATTCTGGTTAAAGAGGCCTAATACTCAGGAGGGACGACTCCTCTGCACACTGGAGTGGAGGCGCTGCCAAAGTCTGGTTGTGCAACTTCTGTTATGGCAGGTTGTGCTGGCCTTGTGCAACTTCCTGGTGGCCCGGTGGCAGATCGTGGTGCGTCTGGGGGAGGCCGTGCTGAGCCAGGTCTTGATTGAGTTGTTCATAGTGTTCCTGTTGTGGATCTTGAGGAACGTGGTGTGCAGGCTCGTGGGCCTCTTGCTCAGGATGTAACTGATTGTCAACTAGATGCATCTCTGGAATATCATTTCCTTCAACTGCAGCAGATACAAAGTTGTACATTGTCAGAGCTCAGCCTGTAAAAATCAACTATCAAGAGACAAACAAAATGGTGCAATCGAGACTCACCGTGAACCTCAGGAGGGGGCTCTactttctgtgatttcagccGCTCCATGTGATCGACTGCCTGTAACAGTGGAGTTTAACAAAAGATGTTCTTAAATTTGTTGAGTGCACACAGTACTGTGGACAGTCACGGTTAtttgataatttattttaaaaaacatacttCAAGGAAATTATGTTTTAGTAAAGAAAGTGTTGTCACACTGAGATTCCAGCTACAAAGGGCAAAGCTGGTGTCTTGTTACAACTTACAGGTTTGAACAACCTACAGCATCAGTTTTGGATGTGGACAGTTTCGTCATTCACGCTTAGAGTAACTTACTACAGCAAGCCGTGTCTGCACTAATGCCAAGTTCACAATACACAATTTTTAGCCTGATTTTCAATTCCCCAGATTGGAGCCAACTCGGTGTTCGATCGGCAATCACCAATCACAGTTTTTAAACTTCTTCAAAGACGCGATTCAAGAGGCTTGCCAACACATCGCCTCTTCTGACTGGATTTCTAGCAGGTTAAATATGTAGACGAATCAGCGACAAATACAGCTAATTAAATGCAGGAGTACGGCACAGTTAGAGGTTTTCTCCAGGTGAAAGAATCGTGTAGTGTGCAAAACTCCTGATCACAAGACAACAACCCGTAGcgtagtgtgaactgcacagcgatcTGAACACTTTGAAAGTTGTGTAGGCTGACTTTGGCATAAAAAATTGTCGCTGCTcacctgttgcagctctatctTCTGTGCGTTGAGctgctcctgttgtttttctagctcttctctctgtttgtggAGGTCATCAGCTTTCTGGTTGAGGTCCTCTTCCTGCTGCGCAAGGTGCTCCTCAAACTCCCTCATCTCTTCGTCTGTATAAGCCTGGTTCTGCTCCAGGGTCTGAACAACAGGGGTACCCATTTATTAGTCCTGcttattttcagttttgaatGTCTGTTAAAGATATTGCGTCTCACCTCCCAGCTATCGGGCTCCAAGaattcttttttccttgttgCAACCAGGAACTCGTCTAGAGAGACCAGCCTGTCTTTGTTAGAATCCACCTATGAgggaggcgagaggagagaTTTTAGCCAagattttatattaaattattcacAGGCAGAGTCAACACAcaaaagatggatggatggggggggggggggggggtcgtctctGTCGATGTGAAGATGTAAAGCCAGCccaggttttagttttttctgcaGTTATGTAAACAGCTTAAACAGACTATGATATATATAACTGCTTTTGAATTGGTGGCACTACTGTCcacatattaaaaatgtgtccttGTGTTTTACTACAGACAGAATGCAGCAACACTCcattaaatgtattgttttaacTTACAGTTCCCTGACAAAGTGATGAGCAGCATCAATAACTTTTTAGGGGGATGTAAAAAGCAACAATCCATAATTAGAAAATCTCTGTATTTGTCTCTTAGTGTACCTCGTTCATTACATGTTCCCTCATACGTagcctctcttcctccatctccaccataTCATCCTCTTCGTTGGTGGGATCATAGATTTTTTCCAACTGAAATCACAAAGACTAACAGTCAGGGCAAAGATTGTTCACTAGAACATTAGACATTTTCAGACGTCATGGATTTACCTCTTTGGTGAACAATGCTTCCAGCTCCTGTTCATCAAAGAAGCTGTCTCCGTTGGCATCTGTATtataaagaaaggaaaacaaacaatggttggaaaaattacacaattttCTGTTATATCTTAAGATAAATATTATGTGGtactgaatgaatgaacatcCCTTCAGTCTTTTAACAGTTACTGGATGAAAAAGTTCTTACCGTGCAGTTTGAAAAAGGTCTTAGGGTCAAAATCTTCAGGGTCCAACCCGTCAGCATCCTCCCACACCTCCTTCAGCTGATTCTGGCTGCCCTGCAACATGGAAGCAAGATAAGAATTGCAGTTGGattccattaaaaacaacaatttttttttccacattatggtaaacacacacacacacacacacacacacacacacacacacacacacacacacacacacacacacacacacacacacacacacacacacacacacacacacacacacacacacacacacacacacacacacacacacacacacagaacaccaGAAATctgcaccaaaaataaaagcaacatgACACAGGATGGGAGGAGCTCCTTTTCATTGGCAGGAACAAAACATGTTGTCTTTGCACCTCAGCCTAGTTGTATACTTTCTGAATTTGCGAGTACACAAGGGTTGGTGTGACATAAATTTTGTTATCAGAGGGTGTACATGAACGTCTTTGTGCGGACGTCTATGCACCCACCAATTGGTTGTGTTAACTATGCACAAGGTCCACACCAAGAGGACTTCAAGCGGAACATAAAGAAGCATAATGAGGACAAATAGGTGCTCGGTACTTTATTTGATGCTTGAGTCAGACTCACTGGGTGGTTAACTTTAGGGTGGTCAGCatgcttcttcttcatctcctcatagtgctcctcctccttcctcctttcctcctcatcCAGTGTTTTCAGGTGTTCCTGTCTGTCGTGCTCTTTCGTCATTTCATACTTCTTGAAATCCTCGTGTCGTTCTTTGTCGTAGTTCTCCAGATCCTTAGTGGCCTTAAAGCACGGGGGGGAAAAGTTGAACAAAAGGTTAGAAATGTACCTTGATTCAAATCAACAATTAATATACTGCAAACATTCTGTATTTTCATGCTGGAAACTAAACTTAACCATAGTTTATACCATAGTACTGAAAATCAACTTGTAAATACTTAAAGCATACGAGCACTGTGAAAGAATTAGTCAGTTATTCTGGTCACTGAACTgcagtaaaatgtgtttttggtaTCTCACAGTATGATATGCTTACTCCTGTTTTATTGTATCTCTACTGCAGCACTCCACCTTGTCAAGACTTAACATTTCTCtcttaaatgtgtattttccatCTTCCATGTGTATGCTGCTCGATTACTTCACTAGAAACGTCAGTTCAATTTAGTGAATAGTGTGAACACGGccttcatttgacatttttcatagCACGGAGTAGCAATGAGATTTACCGATTTGATGAGTCGATCGAGGTCGTCCACTTCAAATGTGTGAGGGTTCATGTGGTTCAAGTACTCAAACTGTTTCAGCAGAGCCTGGTGGTCCACCGCAATATCTATTCAGGGAGCAATTGGTGGCATAAATAAACATGTATAGATATACAACTTTGCATTTTCCTTATAATATATTGAACTCAATTTAAGTAGTAACATCTTCttttgaattcaaatcaaaatgaaatacgcattttgcattttgtcgCACAACATACCATTCCCTCCCTCAATGTCTTGTTTGGCCTTAATCAGGGTTCGTAGTCGGTTCACCTCCTGCCTCTTCAGCTCATCCAGTTTTGTTCTGACATGATGGCTGACAAAGTCCAGCTCTTTGGCAAGCTTGCCTTGCTGTAACATGTCAGAGGAATAATGCAAAAGTTAAGTGTCATTCACACTTGGAGTTGTGGAATCACATCTAGTGAAGATGTTAATAAATCACACCTTtacgtgtttttaaaaatatgtaagTCTAATGGTACATTGGtggaatttcaaaaaaattatatttccatTCCCCCAGATTTATCACAACCCATAACTTACTGTTTGTAGTAATGACTTACAAACAGCTTACTCGCAGAGACTTTTCACCGTGCTACAAAgactaaagaaaagaaagggaggataCCTTGATGTCTTCCATGTCTGTGTTGTGGAGCTTTTCTCTGAAGTGCTGATCCTTCTCTAGGAAATCAATGACTTCCCTGAGGTAGCGGTCATAGTGGAGTCCAGTGTCCTTTATCATCAAATGTCACAGATAACACCAATTAATTCTACAAAAGATCATCactttttgattttattgtttatcaTATTACTTCTCGTGATAACATGGAATTATTAGCACCTGAGTgagaatatttttaatttcatgggCTACGTCTACTGACCAACATAATAGATCCTCTGTCCAGATATTAGATGTAGAGATAACATGTTACGTCATGAATTCCTATAAACTGTATTACTCTCTTCAGATGCCATATTATTCTGTAACTGTTGTTATTGTCGCCTCTAGACAGAGTCTACATGGTCGTTGTTTGAGCTGTTGAGCCactgtgtgaatatttaacatGAACGACAAAGCCTTCCTGAGGCTGAAATCAGTGACTCCAGTCTGTGCCCTCACAAAGCTACAACCTCTGGAGCTGTTGTACTGATGATGCAACTGATTTGAAGGATAAAAACCTTTGAGCAAAGCATCTGATTGAGATCATCTAACTGTAGTGAAATTACACGTCAGGCCATCTCCTCATTTGAATGAATCCAGGTGCCTTGACAACAACTCACTTATTTACTTCCTTACTACACAGCAGGTACAAACCAGGACTTACGTGCACAGTATCAGAGCAGCAACTAACGAATGAGCTCATCCATTTCAGTCATTTACTGAACAGAttgaaaaacagaggaaagtCCCCTTACAAGTCACCACTAAGACCACTATACTTCTTGAATCTCTTCACTCTCTGTGTCCAGCTCCCGGCAATGAAATgatacaaaagagaaaaactgggggggaaaacaacTAACATTACCAAAGCCGGAGCAGAATCACCTGCTGTTCAATCTAATACCACATCTGTTTACTTGATGGACTCCAGGCCTGACTCCCCACGGCTGTAACACATGTGACCAGGAAACAGGCTTGATGGAGTAGTTTCGTTCGGTCTCCTCACCACACTAGCTGGGGGCTCCTCGGGTTGGCTCTCCGGCTCTTTGACTTTGGTCTTGTCCATACTGATGGGCACTGCCTCTGAAcacagcagctggagcagcagcaggacccAGCTGGTGCGAAGGGTCCGGCTCCAGCACATCTGGGCGGACGAGGACATTTAACGAACGTTAGGGAAGATTTATATCTCACTGTGTCATTCTCATTGTGCAGTGTCTCACGGTAACGCGTCCCCCGGGCAACCAACGAAGTTCAAAGCAAGTATCCAATTCCGAAAGCACGTTTAGCTTCGTTGTATAGGTCAAACGTTATTGGCCATGTAGCTAATAATATCCAGCGGAAGCTTTTAGCTCTGCCACTGATAGATTTAGCTCATGGCCGTCAAGCAGCGCTACGCCAGGCTGTCAGTCTGTGAGCTAGTGTTCGTGTCATGTCACAAGCTTCACTGACAAACCAACATGCGCGTGTGTCACTTTGTATACTGACTTTATTTAGAATCCCGGACATCACCGCGTCTGTTTTGTTCCCCGTCGGCAGCTAAGCTAGCTCGCTCCACAGCCTACCGTGCTGACGGCGAGAAAGGGGAAGCGCTCACCGCAGTGGTCACTCCAGCTGTCCGTCAAACGGACCAGCAAGTTGCGTTGCACCGAATCGTACGTGGCGAGAGGAGACGACACGAGTGGGCGGGGCCCCTCGTGGTTCTTATTGAATCGGGAGCAGCCATtggacagagaggaggtcaGGAAAAACATCTAAGACAGGTACAAGTAAAgaaagagacatttaaaaaaaaaaaaaaaaaacaacggtaGAACTTTCCAGTGTTTTTCTCAATGTATTAGATGCTTTTCCATGTTATTTCTGATCGATTTATTTGACTTACATGAACTTTATGGACAAGAATAATCTGCACATcacattcttctttttcaattaTTCCAATCTCTAAAATGTGGAGGATAATGAATTCACACTTCTATAAATGTATTTACTATTTTACCATTTATCAAATACCACTACGATACTACAGTGTAAGAATACTTCAATACAGGTAAAACAATCttccatttcatatttcatatgccTTCGAGGGGCAGGTCTCGGAACGAGGTAGAGCTTCGGCCCCAGAGAAACCGTCTgcctgctccccgactacggTCTGGACGACGGGCAGTAgatgaaaagtactgttcaatgtaacataatatgaacatttcactaagttTACCTCTGTTCTCTTTgaccaggtacagcaagttgtacatgaagaagtccaggacctggaggttttACACACTGAAtgttgtctgccacggaccagagcaaCAAGACCAGAAAACCCCTTCAACATGGGGTTCTGTCAggtgtccctccctcccccaacCACCCAGGAGCgagagaagcaggtcagcagaggaccaggtgagtcggcttatgatactgtaggttgagcatcAAGTGGTGACATACTtatgtacaaaagctactttaaaatccataagTAAAtatttatgccaggtgggttgtttttaaatcattattttttttttacagcttctgaacctcagaactacttgttatgatcttcaatatttatctaaacaaagtcataacacatccATATGGAAgtgtggctggtccaccaacaaatcactaaaacaaTGCATGGatcccacaaaaggtgacagaaaactgtgtttgtcactgtagataatgctgctgtagtgttgtcagtctttgtcagtaatgttgatttattgtgatattctttctacaggaccactgccttAAGACTTGACGACCGTACAGTCTGACCCGTCAgccgacagacctgctttgacactaaagagctaggaaaccctgtgcagacacaGTTTGTTCCTTTTTGTACATAAAGTTgattatgctaatattataatatatatatatatatatatatatatatatatatatatatatatatatatatatgtatatatatttgttatattgtatgtggttccaaaaaaaaaaacagatgtcatGACATATTGTCTTCTCATTagttgtgcagcttgtaaaagaggtaaatgtaatgtttagattgtttatgctgtgagtataaggaaaaggccttgaacattttaaagatttttattcaaacagtttagagcaggttatgcagaacataaattaacattggtattgcacaaaatactgtatgtgcaaaatgtaaatctccatatgtggcagcctcGACACACaggagtcatgaagttgcccacagaACAGCCCTACGTCtgtgggcagttctggcagacacaagtaggttgacctgcaacagGACGGCCCTTGTGGAGGAGCGTCTGCTGATGTCAGGTGTAGTAAAACAGCAGGcttgtgtcacgtcactgctcaaAGCTCAGAGCTCAGTCCTCGAATTCTATCTGTCACTTGTGTGAATAATCCAGAAGATGTTGACTATCGGCACTTTtagtaaatatacaaaaacactgGATGTGGACtgcatctctcatctctccagCAGAGGACGCTGTTGTGACATTGGCTGAGTTTATTATGGCTGTCTGTTCAGTTTGCAAATTGCTTAACTGGTTAAATATGCAAGCACAGGTGTAAATGAGAGCATGGATTAAATCAACTAGAAACTATGATTATAGTTAAAAACGAATGAGCAATTCTGAATACTGATTATAGAGGTTGGATGATATATACACACTTTAGCCAACCAAATATAAGAGAAGAGATGTAAATTGTGTTCATATCAGATGCCCTCTTGCTTTTGAAACACCTCAAACAGCTGCTGGGACCAGCTTGGACTTGTAAAACCATTTGCTTTCAACTGGATATttgaaagcaaaaataaaattacaaaaatatttttaatgtgctTTTTATGAGCAGGTACAACAAGATAATGGATATATTTGTGGATCAATTACCTTATGATTTAATGTAACATCCCTTTTCTCTAGATGCCAGTGCAAAAGTTGAATGGAGGACAATTCATCATTGTCTCAGATCATAATCAAGACTTTTAATCTGAAGTTGGAGCAGTTGGAGAAGAtaaccatttctttttaatcaacTACTATATGATGATTAAAtatagaggaagaggaaaatacTGTCAAATACACAGTGTGCCAGGTGTTATAAGTCCGGCACTTTAAGAAACCTGTACACACTCATTAATGCCTCAATCTGCTGGTATTAAGGGAGAATTTCAGAAAAGATGTGATTGATTTCCTTGTGGGCATGTGCCAGATAGATTAGGATCCAAACTATTCTTAAAGTGAAGAGCTGAAATTCAAAGGAGACCACGATAAtctttattacattttctgctCCTCACCCTTAGTAAAGCTGTGATTCAGCAGGAGGAGTTTCCCTCTGAGGAGAAGACAATAACATTGAGTCACCTTGCTGCATTGTGAACCTCTGGCAGGaatgagcagcagctgcagcagcagcagcagcagcagcagcagccgcagagACCGTACTGCAGGGCTTCACTGGACCGcacgtaaaaaaaatgtgtgtattcatgtgtgtaAATTAGTATGTATATGTGGATGGCTATGGTGTGAGGATGATTATAAATCATAGCAAGGTCAAAAGAGCAATTGAGTGGGAATACCAGATGATAACACTGCAGCAGTTGTGGTGTTCCAGCCACAATCTGCTTCGTTTcaccacattttaaatatttgcaaaatcATTGATGAATCCAGTGCTCGGCCACTCTGCTTgacctgacattttttttccttaaatcaCAGTGTTGCCTTTAAATCTGTTGCAATTGTCTGCTGCTTATGATTCACACATTTTGTGTATTCCTTCAAAATAAGATACAGATGTAGGTGTAGTTAGAGGGAAATCCAACAtacatgaaaacagtttttgtaAGGTTCTTGGCCAGCATGAGCTGCTAAAATTGATTTATTGCTCCCAAGCATGTAATGCTAACACGTCGCCTTTTAACTGAAATTAGATCTGGTGACTGCAAAGGCAAAAGCATATAATTCATCATCAATGTGAAATTGATCCATTGACCATTGTGACCTTTATCAAAGCATATGTGTTTGTTATGTGTCTTCACTCatttaatgattcatttattcTTAAATATGCCATTCTTCTGTATATCTCACTTAATAATCAATTTCTTATTCTGTGTCCTATATGAACAGAGAGCCACATATGAAGTCAGAAACATACCATGGCAgtaaaaaaatccatttattcTTTGACTTTTCTGTCAAACAGCTGCACTGTAATGGCTTTGGAGAGGAAGTGTTTTATCTCCTCCTATCTTTGAAGAACAGTGCCTTAAACCAACAGAGAATGTTTCAACAAAGCTCCCCCAAAAGGAAATCACagatcaaatattaataacagGTGTTTGTTGCTCTCAGCCAACTGAcggtgttttcttttcaagaagGTCACGGTAATCTACACCTCAtaggaaacacaagaaaatgtggGGTAAGGTTTTTCTTCATGACTGTGCACGCACATTATGTAACAGGGATGTGTGATCATATTAATGATAATGCATTTAAATAAGTGAGCATGGCATAATTGCTTCTCTGTTTGTGCTTGATGCTCAGCAAAATAACTCCTGTGCCAACACTACTGTGACTTTGAATGTTTCCTGCCCTCACATAGCCAGAGTAAAATTTATGGGCAGC
This region includes:
- the nucb2a gene encoding nucleobindin-2a, with translation MSGILNKMCWSRTLRTSWVLLLLQLLCSEAVPISMDKTKVKEPESQPEEPPASVDTGLHYDRYLREVIDFLEKDQHFREKLHNTDMEDIKQGKLAKELDFVSHHVRTKLDELKRQEVNRLRTLIKAKQDIEGGNDIAVDHQALLKQFEYLNHMNPHTFEVDDLDRLIKSATKDLENYDKERHEDFKKYEMTKEHDRQEHLKTLDEEERRKEEEHYEEMKKKHADHPKVNHPGSQNQLKEVWEDADGLDPEDFDPKTFFKLHDANGDSFFDEQELEALFTKELEKIYDPTNEEDDMVEMEEERLRMREHVMNEVDSNKDRLVSLDEFLVATRKKEFLEPDSWETLEQNQAYTDEEMREFEEHLAQQEEDLNQKADDLHKQREELEKQQEQLNAQKIELQQAVDHMERLKSQKVEPPPEVHVEGNDIPEMHLVDNQLHPEQEAHEPAHHVPQDPQQEHYEQLNQDLAQHGLPQTHHDLPPGHQEVAQGQHNLP